GGTGGTGACGGAGGATGGTCGAATGATTCAGCCGGCCGGGCATACAGGGATCTGGTTTGAGACGGAGCCTGATGATCCTCTGGAGAAGCTGGTCTACGAGTCGCAGCGGTTCGTCGGTCAGCCGGTTGCGCTGGAACCGATCGGGGAACGGGCACTGCTGCCGCAGTGGGAGGACATGCCCGATCCGTGCCATCCGGAGGTCATCCGGAGGATGGAGGAGCTGGGGTTCGGAACGAGCGTAGATGACGTTGGTCATGGTTATGCGCACTGTTCTGGAATTGGCTCTTACGGTTTCGGCGCTAATTCGGAGATTATCGCTTTTGAGTGGGGTTTTGTAGGTAGCATTGAAGAGTTTGCAAATCATTCCGCCGTCCGAGATTCGCACTTCCATGGTTTCAGCAGTGTGTCCGAAGGTGATATGGCTGACATTCTAGGTTGTATCGGGGTATTTGATACTCCGAGTATGGGATACCCCTACACGTCGATGTATATGAATGGAACTGGTGTTGGCACTTGTAGTGAAGCTTTTAGCTCACTTCAGATTGCTATTAATGTCAATGGGGGAAATGTCGATGTTTAGGTATGATCCAGAAAATCTGAATCAAGTTGTGAAGTCTATAGTTGACGCGAAGTTTAGCATTAGGAAGGTTGATAAGCGTGGGCTTGCTGCTACTGCCTTCACAACCTCACCCGCGCTCGGTGCGGTGGCCACGCAGTACTCGGCGTACCTCGGCGCGCATCCTGGATCGCTGACTGTCGCGACCCAGGCTGCTACCACGAACGTGCAGTGGCTGCACGATTCGCTCGTGCCTTTGATCGAGGCGTTGACGGAACAGGAATATCTGTCGGTGGACACATTCACCGGCATGCTCAGTTACACGGATGCGCCAGACAAGGAAGTTCACTTCGGAATGCCGCCCAGGCCGGAGATCCCTGTCCTTGACCTGGCTTACGTGCCGCCGGTCGCGGCAATTGAAGCAGCGACTCCGCTGAAGGCGCTCACCGTAATGTTCGCCGGAGACGACAGCGGAATCATCGCAGCGTCGGAATCCTGGGCTTCCGCCAGCCGCCGGATGCTCCAGGCGTCTGAATCACTGCAGAGTGCGGCCGTGTTGATAGCCGGGACCACCGAAGGCAGCGCCTTCTCCATGGCAGAGCAGGCGATATCGACCATTGCGCGCCAATGCGCGACAGTCGCCGCCAACTCCACTGCGATGGCAACCTCCATGCTCGAACTGCCGCCCATTAGAGCTGCAGCACACGCACAACTCATTGCCATGGAAGCCGAGATTGCGGCCGAAGCCACCGCAGCAGGTGCTGTCACCGGTGGGACAGGTGCAGCCGTTATCGCCGCCAAATCTCAGGCACAGGTCGCGGCATTCGTTTCCGGGTATCTGCAGCCCGCGCTCGACACAGCACGTCCTCTGGTGACTAACCTGTCTGTCCCTGTGGTCAACCACACTGGCTCGGGAGCTCTTCATTCCGGCGGCGCGGCGACCATGGCCGCCCAGGAGACCATTACCCAGGTGGCAGGCGGGGCCGCTGCCCCCGTTGTTGGTCAGGCTGCCGCCCAACCCAATCCCGCGGTGCCACAGACAGGGCATGTCTCCGCTACTCCGGCTGGGGCCTCTCAGGCAGCGACTGTCAGTCAGGCACCAGCGGGTCCGGCTGGCGGAATCAGCAACGCATCCGGTGGTATCCAGGCAGCGTCGCCTGCCTCCGCTACCGCGGCACATCCGGCGTCGACAGGTACCGGCCCCGGCCAGAACATGAATGGTAGCCGACCTGTAGCTACGAGCGTCGCGCCGCCCGCCAATCCCCGAAATGTCGCCGGTGGTGTGATGCAACCTCTGCTACCCAGGGGCGTCAGTGTCGCTACCCCTGGCTCGCCATCCACAGGTCACACCACCGGTGGCGGACCCCACACGGGGCCGGGGACTACCCAGAACGGCGCTGGTGCCCGAGGCGTGGCCCAGGGCACGGGCGGGGCAGCGCCTGCCGCCGGCAACGGCACTCACGGTCATCGTGCCAGTGGCGCCGGTACTGCGCCTGTCGGCGCAGCCGGGCAGAACGGGGCCAGAACGGGCCAAGGTAAAGGTGCTTCGACGGGGGCCCTCTTCGGTAACGGGCAGAATAGACGCCAGAAAACCCGTCGTATGACCACCGGCAGCTCCCTGCTCGACACATACTTCCGCCGCCAGTTCTTGGGGGAGAAGTCGACAACCGTGAAGAAAGTCATCCGGTAGCCCGTGAGGGTCGGTGTCCCTGAGCTGAGACCCCGGGGCTGTGTCGGTCTGATGGCGTCAGAACCAACATGACCCTGGGGTACTAGTCAGTGCAGTCTGGCGGGGCACCGTACAACAAGGGGCCTGGAGATCAGTGAATGATCTCCAGGCCCTGTCCATCGCAGTCCTGTAGTGCCGGGAGCACCGCGCACTACAGTGGTCCGCTATTCCGCGTCGACCGCGTCCTCGCCGTCGACGATCTCCAACTGGTCACGCACCTGCTCCAGCAGCCAGGCGTTGGACAGTGAGGACGGGATGTTCAACGCAGCCATGACGGCTTTGTTGTCCTCGATCACGGCACCGGATTCCACCTGCGGCAGCTGGTCGTAGCCGGCAATAGCACGGATCTTGTCCATGCCCTCTGTGGCGTACATGCCCATGAAGTTCGCCGCCAGATCCGACACCCGCTCATAGGAGATCTGCGCACGACCACCCTCGATCTTCAATGAACCGTCGGTGAACGACGCCGGCAGTGTCATGCCCAGTCGGGAGTAGAACTTGTTGGCGATGTTCTCCGGATCAGCGATCACGCCGAACTGACCACCACGGTCCTGCACGGTCAGCGCAGTCTTGCCTTCGAGACCCGGCAGCTCGTCGCGCACAGCAGCGAATGCCTTCTCATCGTCATCGATGACCTCCTGCGCCTTGTCTTCCAGGCCGTAGATCTCGGCGAGTGCCTGCAGCTGCGGTTCCCAGCTGGCGTCCTCGTCCATGCCGGGCAGAACATCGGTGACCTTGGACAGCTCGTCGTAGGCGTCTTCCTTGATGCGGTAGGTGTCGCCGACGACCAGGTCGGGGTTATGCGAGACGACCTCCTCGAGGGGGAAGTCCTCGGACATCGGGATGCGTTCGACACCCTCCAGCTGCGGATTCTTCCAGTCTGCGTCCGCGTCGTCGCCACGCTCGACGATGACATCCGGAGTGATGCCCAGTGCCAGGAGATTGTCCACGGCGGTGCCGATGGCCACGACGGTCTCAGGGTTGGTGTTGTAGGTCGCCTCACCGTACATGTTCTCGATGGTGACCTCGGACTCCTCGGCGCCCGCGCTGTCGGAAGAGGCGGTGTTGTCATCCGAGCTGTTGTCGGAGTCATCGGAGGAGCAGCCGGCGAGGACGAGGCCGCCAGCGAGGACGGTGGCGGTCAACGTCCGACGGACGGTTCGCGCGCGGGAGCGACGGGCGGTGTGCAGCATGAAGGATGTTCCTCTCCTGTGCCCGGCGAGGGTGTGCGGACGCCGTGGGTGGCGCCCAACCGGGCGGTTGTTCCGGTGAAACGTCGATAACCGTAGGCTACGTTTACTTGTAGCAGGCCGTACCGAACCTACTACAGGTGAAACAGCCCAGACAAGAGCCCGCCCGGGTATGCGTTACCCCCGTTCACGCACCCAGCAGTATGTCGAGGGTGGCCTTCGCCCCCACTCCGTGCAGGGAATTCAGCGCGGTTGTGTAGCCGGACGTGAACTCCGCGGAGTCCACCAGGTCGCCGAAGATCTCACGGTCCCGAAGGAACGCCAGGACGTCCTCCCTGTTCTGTGCGGCAGCGGTAGCCACCCGGTCCGCCATACGGTCGACGACGGTGATCGGTTCACCGTCTTCGTCGACGCCCTCGGCGTAGCGGGCCCATGACGCGACGATGGCGGCTGACAGTCGGACCGGCCGCCCTGCTGCGAGGTTCTCCCGGACGACCGGGAGCAGCCACTTAGGGATTCGGTCCGAGCTTTCTGCGCACAGGCGGGACACGGTGTCCTTGACCGCGGCGTTGCCGAAGCGACGGATGAGCGTCCGACGGTAGGCATCGATGTCCACGCCGGGTAGCGGTTGCAGCGTCGGTGTCGCCTCGTCGGTCATGTAGGCCAGCAGGAACTCGCCGAAGCGGGGGTCTGCCATGACGTCGTGCACCATCCGATGTCCGGCCAGATAGCCGAAATAGCACAGGCCCTGATGGGACGCATTGAGCAGCCGCAGTTTCATCAGCTCATAGGGGACGACGTCATCGACGAGCTGGACCCCTGCGTCCTCGTAGCAGGGACGTCCCGCAGTGAAACTGTCTTCCAGTACCCACTGGGTGAAGTCCTCGGAGACCACCGGCCAGGCATCGCTGTAGCCCAGGGAGGCGACGTCGGAGCGGTCGTCATCGGTGGTCTCGGGGGTGATGCGGTCGACCATGGAGTTGGGGAAGGCAACGGCGTCGTCGACCCAGGCGCCGAGGTCGGCGTCGACGGAGCGGGCAAATGCGACGAATGTGTCGTGGGCGACGTTCCCGTTGCCCTGGATGTTGTCGCAGCTCATAATCGTGAACGGCCGGTCCCCGGTACGTCGTCGCTCGGCCAGTGCAGCGGTGACCAGTCCGAAGAACGTGCGGAGACTGTCGTAGTCGCCGGCCTGCAGTGCGTCACGGTCGTGTGCAATGTGCTCGGAGTCGTCGACGAAAGTGCCGCTGACGTGGTCGATGTTGTAGCCGCCTTCGGTGACGGTGAGGCTGACGATGCGGATCCGGGGGTCTGCGAGCATCGTCACCGCGGCGGCGGGGTCGTCGGGGGCGAAGACGTAGTCGATGATGCTGCCGATGACGCGGATGTCCTCGGTGCCGTCCGGCGCTTTCGTCGTGAGGGTGTAGAGGTGGTCCTGGCTGGCCAGGGCGTCGCGCATGCGTACGTCGGACGGCATCACGCCGAGGCCGACGATGCCCCAGTCCAGCGCCTGGCCCTGATTCATCAGGCGGTCGAGGTACATCGCCTGGTGGGCGCGGTGGAATCCGCCGACGCCGATGTGCACGATGCCGGGGGACACCTGCGAGCGGTCGTAGGACGGGACGGCGGTACGGCCGTCGGTGATGTCGGCGAGGGCGGGGAGTAGGGAGGTGGTCAGGGGGTTGGTGGTCAAGGGACGAGGCATGGCGGTGGATCTCCTTCAGAGGTGTCGGGGTCAGTTCTTTTCGGCCGCGGCGGCGGCCTGCTCGGCAAGGGGTTCGGGGACGTTGTCAGGCACACCGTCGAACCCCGGCTGGTTCCCCCGCAGGGTCAGTGAGAGGTAGGCGGCGACGAGGTACAGCGCGATCATGATCAGGGTCAGTCCGGTGGCCCCGACCAGTGGCAGGAAGACCGCAACCAGCAGGGGGCCGACGGCGACGGCGGCACCGACACCGAGGTTGTAGGTGGACATCGCCGCACCCGGATGCTCGGGGTCGATGGCCACGGCGATGGCAGAGAGGGGGACGTAGCCGGCCAGGGAGACTCCGAACAGGGCACCGAAGAACAGCGTGACCCCGTAGACCACCGGGTCGGAGACCCCCAGGGAGCGCCCGATCAACGGCGTGAAGTACACCGCAGCAAGCGTGACGGCGCAGGCGACCGCCCCCGCCCAGAACATGGTGGTGGCCCAGCCGAGGCGGTCCCCGATGCGTCCGTAGAGCGGGTTGAACGGCAGGTTGACCGCGTAGATCACCGTGGTGAGGATGAGGAACCAACCGAGTTTCCAGCCGAGTTCGTCGGTGAAGTAGGCGGGGAAGTAGACGGCCATGGCGTAGGTCGGCACGGAGTTGATGGTGCGGATGTAGGTCACCCGTCGCGCCCGTTTGTCGGTGGCCAGCAGCTTGAACCCGCGGGAGAGTGTGGCGCTGACTTCCTCGGGGTTGTCGACTAGCGGACGACGCCCGACAGGTTCACGGATGCCGACCAGGGCGATGGCGGCACCGATGATGACCAGGGAGAGCGAGAGCCAGAGCGTCTGGTAAAAGTCCAGGTTTAGCAGGGACAGTGACAAAGTGGCGGTCAAGGCACCGAGGGTGGGCAGTCCGGCGGAGAAGCCGACGTAGAACCATCCCACGCCGGTGGCCCGGTCCTCGGCAGGGGCCACAGCGGTGATCCACACGAGGAAGCCGTACGCGAACAACGGGTAGCCGAAGCCGCGGAGTCCATAGGTAATGAAGATCAACCAGGGGTTCGAGGTGGTCAGGGCCAGACACAGGAAAGCCAGTTCCAGTGTGACCCACA
The genomic region above belongs to Corynebacterium glyciniphilum AJ 3170 and contains:
- a CDS encoding RbtT/DalT/CsbX family MFS transporter, which gives rise to MTTLTTQPRATGLLDRLGVPRALIWGFIGLTIFMIGDGVETNILEPFLRDDHGFSTSRVGTLVTVYGIAVAIAAFFAAALSDLWGPRRVMMLGVGVWVTLELAFLCLALTTSNPWLIFITYGLRGFGYPLFAYGFLVWITAVAPAEDRATGVGWFYVGFSAGLPTLGALTATLSLSLLNLDFYQTLWLSLSLVIIGAAIALVGIREPVGRRPLVDNPEEVSATLSRGFKLLATDKRARRVTYIRTINSVPTYAMAVYFPAYFTDELGWKLGWFLILTTVIYAVNLPFNPLYGRIGDRLGWATTMFWAGAVACAVTLAAVYFTPLIGRSLGVSDPVVYGVTLFFGALFGVSLAGYVPLSAIAVAIDPEHPGAAMSTYNLGVGAAVAVGPLLVAVFLPLVGATGLTLIMIALYLVAAYLSLTLRGNQPGFDGVPDNVPEPLAEQAAAAAEKN
- a CDS encoding mannitol dehydrogenase family protein yields the protein MPRPLTTNPLTTSLLPALADITDGRTAVPSYDRSQVSPGIVHIGVGGFHRAHQAMYLDRLMNQGQALDWGIVGLGVMPSDVRMRDALASQDHLYTLTTKAPDGTEDIRVIGSIIDYVFAPDDPAAAVTMLADPRIRIVSLTVTEGGYNIDHVSGTFVDDSEHIAHDRDALQAGDYDSLRTFFGLVTAALAERRRTGDRPFTIMSCDNIQGNGNVAHDTFVAFARSVDADLGAWVDDAVAFPNSMVDRITPETTDDDRSDVASLGYSDAWPVVSEDFTQWVLEDSFTAGRPCYEDAGVQLVDDVVPYELMKLRLLNASHQGLCYFGYLAGHRMVHDVMADPRFGEFLLAYMTDEATPTLQPLPGVDIDAYRRTLIRRFGNAAVKDTVSRLCAESSDRIPKWLLPVVRENLAAGRPVRLSAAIVASWARYAEGVDEDGEPITVVDRMADRVATAAAQNREDVLAFLRDREIFGDLVDSAEFTSGYTTALNSLHGVGAKATLDILLGA
- a CDS encoding ABC transporter substrate-binding protein; translated protein: MLHTARRSRARTVRRTLTATVLAGGLVLAGCSSDDSDNSSDDNTASSDSAGAEESEVTIENMYGEATYNTNPETVVAIGTAVDNLLALGITPDVIVERGDDADADWKNPQLEGVERIPMSEDFPLEEVVSHNPDLVVGDTYRIKEDAYDELSKVTDVLPGMDEDASWEPQLQALAEIYGLEDKAQEVIDDDEKAFAAVRDELPGLEGKTALTVQDRGGQFGVIADPENIANKFYSRLGMTLPASFTDGSLKIEGGRAQISYERVSDLAANFMGMYATEGMDKIRAIAGYDQLPQVESGAVIEDNKAVMAALNIPSSLSNAWLLEQVRDQLEIVDGEDAVDAE